From one [Ruminococcus] lactaris ATCC 29176 genomic stretch:
- a CDS encoding AAA family ATPase gives MSERRELALQVIDEVEKAVVGKRKILEKIMTAILAGGHILIEDIPGTGKTTMALAFSRAMRLKETRVQFTPDVLPADLTGFSIYQKETGQFVYQPGAVMCNILLADEINRTSPKTQSALLEVMEEKQVTIDGVTRRTGDPFIVIATENPVGSAGTQLLPESQLDRFMICVKMGYPSVEEEIEILRRAQSGEAVENVFPILEQTVLLLLQKEVREVFVHERIYRYIAELAKATRENEWTELGISTRGTVALTKMAKAAAYLQGRNYVIPADVMDVFEDVAIHRIILNMKAKVGHIRTEELIRRIVEQVRQPSLQKRR, from the coding sequence ATGAGTGAAAGAAGAGAACTGGCTTTGCAGGTAATTGATGAAGTGGAAAAGGCTGTAGTCGGAAAGCGAAAAATCCTGGAAAAGATCATGACTGCGATCCTTGCAGGAGGACATATCCTGATCGAAGATATTCCCGGAACCGGAAAGACAACGATGGCACTTGCTTTTTCCAGGGCGATGCGTCTGAAAGAAACCAGGGTGCAGTTTACCCCGGATGTTCTTCCGGCAGACCTTACCGGATTTTCCATTTATCAGAAAGAAACCGGACAGTTTGTCTATCAGCCGGGAGCGGTTATGTGTAATATCCTTCTGGCAGATGAAATCAACCGTACTTCACCGAAGACGCAGTCGGCATTGCTGGAGGTTATGGAAGAAAAGCAGGTGACGATTGATGGAGTTACAAGACGGACAGGAGATCCTTTTATCGTGATCGCAACGGAAAACCCGGTTGGATCTGCAGGTACGCAGCTTTTGCCGGAATCTCAGTTGGACCGGTTTATGATCTGCGTGAAGATGGGATATCCGAGTGTGGAAGAGGAGATCGAAATCCTCAGAAGAGCGCAGAGCGGAGAGGCTGTGGAAAATGTTTTTCCGATTTTGGAACAGACGGTGCTGTTACTGTTACAGAAGGAAGTGAGAGAAGTCTTTGTGCATGAAAGGATATATCGTTACATTGCTGAGCTTGCAAAGGCGACAAGAGAGAATGAATGGACAGAACTGGGGATCAGTACACGTGGGACAGTTGCTCTGACAAAGATGGCGAAGGCTGCGGCATATCTGCAGGGGAGAAATTATGTGATCCCGGCAGATGTTATGGATGTATTTGAGGATGTGGCGATCCACAGGATCATATTGAATATGAAGGCAAAAGTGGGACATATCAGGACAGAAGAACTGATCCGGCGGATTGTTGAGCAGGTGCGACAGCCAAGTCTTCAGAAGAGGCGGTGA
- a CDS encoding AAA family ATPase — MKLVITMSRRFGTGASIIASELSERLGVPVYDKAYIEEKINDHEYESEAEAIRKLAEKPCIILGRCASDILKDRMNVLNIFVCADKEDRILRIMQKDHLDHDSAREKVEKTDEERAAYYYEHTGKTWGDVNDYHMILDTSELGVENCADILMHYFEKLEYI; from the coding sequence ATGAAGTTAGTAATCACAATGAGCCGACGTTTTGGAACAGGAGCGAGTATTATTGCCTCAGAGCTTTCCGAAAGACTGGGTGTTCCGGTATACGATAAAGCCTATATCGAGGAAAAGATCAACGATCATGAATATGAATCTGAGGCAGAAGCAATCCGCAAACTGGCAGAAAAGCCCTGTATCATCCTCGGACGCTGTGCTTCCGATATTCTTAAAGACCGTATGAATGTCCTGAATATTTTTGTATGTGCAGACAAAGAAGACCGCATCCTGCGTATCATGCAAAAAGATCATCTGGATCACGACAGTGCCAGAGAGAAAGTGGAAAAGACTGACGAAGAAAGAGCCGCCTACTATTATGAACATACCGGAAAGACCTGGGGCGATGTCAATGACTATCATATGATCCTTGACACTTCTGAACTTGGAGTTGAAAATTGTGCCGATATTCTGATGCATTATTTTGAGAAACTCGAATATATTTAA
- a CDS encoding peptidyl-prolyl cis-trans isomerase has product MVRFGKKVAVLTLAGAIAAMSVTGCGSIKEDATVATVGEEKITLGVANFYARLQQGQYETYYAGMMGTTGEAMWSQDASDGKDYEEQTKDNIMESLENLYLLSQHASEYNVSLSDDEKKAIKDAAEQFGKDNTDQVKDVVSGSTDTIEKLLELLTIQNKMDTAIKDTETVTADDITDDEAAQKSMQYVLFSYTTKDDSGNSTTLSDDEKETLKTTAQNFVDSVKGGADFGTAATEAGVEAQTATFDSESTSPNSDLIAAADALVNEGDVTEVIETDNGLYVAKLTSLLDREATDSKKASIVTERKQEKYDEVLKGWKEDTKIKVVKKEWKKVDFKDQGITITTSKTSDTGSDSGSDAGSDAGADSGSN; this is encoded by the coding sequence ATGGTACGATTTGGGAAAAAAGTTGCAGTGCTGACACTTGCAGGAGCGATTGCAGCTATGTCTGTGACCGGATGTGGTTCTATAAAAGAAGATGCAACAGTAGCAACGGTTGGAGAGGAAAAGATCACGCTTGGAGTGGCAAATTTCTATGCAAGACTGCAGCAGGGGCAGTATGAGACTTATTATGCCGGAATGATGGGAACGACCGGGGAGGCAATGTGGTCACAGGATGCATCCGACGGAAAGGATTACGAAGAGCAGACGAAGGATAATATTATGGAAAGCCTTGAGAATCTGTATCTGCTTTCCCAGCATGCATCAGAATATAATGTTTCCCTGAGTGATGATGAAAAGAAAGCGATCAAGGATGCAGCAGAGCAGTTTGGAAAAGATAATACGGATCAGGTAAAAGATGTTGTATCAGGAAGTACGGATACGATCGAGAAACTTCTGGAATTGCTGACGATCCAGAATAAGATGGATACAGCGATCAAAGATACTGAGACGGTGACGGCAGATGATATCACGGATGATGAGGCAGCTCAGAAGAGTATGCAGTATGTCTTATTCTCATATACGACAAAGGATGATTCCGGCAACAGCACGACTCTCTCGGACGACGAGAAAGAGACACTGAAGACAACCGCTCAGAATTTTGTGGACAGTGTAAAAGGCGGAGCAGATTTCGGAACAGCAGCAACAGAAGCCGGTGTAGAAGCACAGACAGCAACTTTTGATTCAGAGAGTACGAGCCCGAACAGTGATCTGATCGCAGCGGCAGATGCACTTGTAAATGAGGGTGATGTCACAGAAGTGATCGAGACGGACAACGGACTGTATGTAGCAAAGCTTACAAGTCTTCTTGACCGTGAGGCTACAGACAGCAAAAAGGCAAGCATCGTAACGGAGCGTAAGCAGGAAAAATATGATGAGGTACTGAAGGGCTGGAAAGAAGATACAAAGATCAAAGTTGTGAAGAAAGAATGGAAGAAGGTTGACTTCAAAGATCAGGGTATTACTATTACGACTTCAAAGACATCAGATACAGGTTCTGACTCAGGTTCAGATGCAGGATCTGATGCAGGAGCAGATTCCGGTTCCAATTAA
- the mfd gene encoding transcription-repair coupling factor, giving the protein MLAFLEPLEELADYQEIVQKRGKAEGILQIAGCVSSQKTHLMYALSDGFEYRVIVFSSEEKAKQAYEEYKMLEENTFLYPAKDLLFYHADIKGAALTGKRMEVLKKLTEKKNREPVTVITTADAFLDGLPSKEKLWESRIEIEAGAVIDFQKLQEELVHLGYERESQIEGPGQFAVRGGILDVYPLTEEIPVRIELWGDEIDSIRSFDVESQRSVENMEKVVIYPATENVEKKEQAVSFSEYFPKEESLFFFDEPVRLQETLEAVEKEYFHSFESRKNAGMTEEADEIRVFQTKEIIEKFNTRYGIGLTTLETRCGGFKVRDVYSIQAAGVNPYNNSFEMLTQDLKKLKRQGYRVILVSGSRTRAKRLAEDLRDYDLSSFYSEDMVRTVRPGEIMVVYGCVAEGYEYPMLKFMVISESDIFGKRKKKRRRKVYEGQKIQEFAELKPGDYVVHENHGLGVYQGIEKVEVDKVTRDYMKISYADGGILYILATQMDLIQKYAGADAKPPKLNKLGTPQWNKTKSQVKKAVQVIAQDLVELYAVRQQTEGFVYSPDTVWQKEFEEMFPFEETEDQLRAIEDTKKDMESTKVMDRLICGDVGYGKTEVAIRAAFKAVQDGKQVVYLVPTTILAQQHYNTFIQRLKDFPVRIDLLCRFRTPAQQKKTIEDLKKGLVDIVIGTHRVLSKDVTYKDLGLLIIDEEQRFGVTHKEKIKKMRENIDVLTLTATPIPRTLHMSLIGIRDMSVLEEAPMDRMPIQTYVMEFNDEMIREAIERELSRGGQVYYVYNRVEDIADVAGRVQKLVPGASVSFAHGQMSERELEDIMYDFINGEIDVLVSTTIIETGLDIANANTMIIQDADRFGLSQLYQLRGRVGRSSRMAYAFLLYRRDKLLKEVAEKRLAAIREFTDLGSGIKIAMRDLEIRGAGNLLGEAQSGHMAAVGYDLYCKMLNEAVKELKGEKEEDQFTTTMDLNIDAFIPESYIKNEYQKLDIYKRIAAITTEEEMDDMTEELIDRFGDIPKKVQQLLHIAALKSLAHAAYVTAVEQKGSDFKFTLYEKAKLDPQKIPGLLQRYGNKLVFRAEEPPYFFYQKKGRSGKETGEDTIQLLRKILEDIRELRIVP; this is encoded by the coding sequence ATGCTGGCTTTTTTGGAACCGTTGGAAGAACTGGCGGATTATCAGGAAATAGTTCAAAAGAGGGGAAAGGCAGAAGGAATTCTTCAGATTGCGGGCTGCGTCAGTTCGCAGAAGACGCATCTGATGTATGCATTGAGCGATGGCTTTGAGTACAGAGTCATCGTTTTTTCCAGTGAGGAAAAAGCAAAGCAGGCGTATGAAGAATACAAAATGCTGGAGGAGAATACCTTTCTGTATCCTGCAAAGGATCTTTTATTTTATCATGCGGATATCAAGGGCGCTGCCCTGACCGGAAAAAGAATGGAAGTTCTGAAAAAACTGACAGAAAAGAAGAACCGGGAGCCGGTTACGGTGATCACTACGGCAGATGCTTTTTTAGATGGACTTCCGTCAAAAGAAAAATTGTGGGAAAGCCGTATTGAAATAGAAGCGGGGGCTGTCATTGATTTTCAGAAACTGCAGGAAGAGCTGGTTCATCTTGGGTATGAGCGGGAAAGCCAGATCGAGGGACCGGGACAGTTTGCAGTCAGAGGAGGGATCCTGGATGTCTATCCGCTGACAGAAGAGATTCCGGTCAGGATCGAACTGTGGGGGGATGAAATTGATTCCATCAGAAGTTTTGATGTGGAAAGCCAGAGATCCGTGGAAAATATGGAGAAGGTCGTCATTTATCCGGCAACGGAGAATGTGGAAAAAAAAGAGCAGGCAGTTTCATTTTCAGAGTATTTTCCAAAAGAAGAAAGTCTGTTCTTCTTTGATGAACCGGTCAGATTGCAGGAGACGCTGGAGGCGGTAGAAAAAGAATATTTCCACAGCTTTGAGAGCAGGAAAAATGCAGGGATGACGGAAGAGGCAGATGAGATCCGGGTCTTTCAGACGAAGGAGATTATAGAAAAATTTAATACCAGATACGGGATCGGTCTTACCACGCTGGAGACAAGATGTGGTGGTTTTAAAGTGCGTGATGTCTACAGTATTCAGGCAGCCGGCGTCAATCCTTATAATAACAGTTTTGAAATGCTTACGCAGGATCTGAAAAAGCTGAAGCGGCAGGGCTACCGGGTAATCCTCGTTTCAGGATCCAGGACGAGAGCGAAGCGTCTTGCGGAGGATCTGAGAGATTATGACCTGAGCAGTTTTTACAGTGAAGATATGGTGCGGACGGTCAGACCGGGAGAGATCATGGTCGTTTATGGATGCGTGGCAGAGGGATATGAGTATCCCATGTTGAAATTTATGGTGATCTCAGAGTCGGACATTTTTGGGAAACGAAAGAAAAAAAGACGCAGGAAAGTTTACGAAGGACAGAAAATCCAGGAATTTGCAGAACTGAAGCCGGGAGACTACGTGGTGCATGAGAACCATGGACTTGGAGTCTATCAGGGAATTGAAAAAGTAGAAGTAGACAAAGTGACCAGGGATTATATGAAGATTTCCTATGCAGACGGAGGAATCCTTTATATTCTTGCAACGCAGATGGATCTGATCCAGAAATATGCCGGGGCAGATGCGAAACCGCCAAAGCTGAATAAACTTGGAACACCTCAGTGGAATAAGACGAAGAGCCAGGTAAAAAAGGCAGTGCAGGTGATTGCACAGGATCTGGTGGAACTGTATGCAGTAAGACAGCAGACCGAAGGATTTGTATACAGTCCGGATACAGTATGGCAGAAAGAGTTTGAGGAAATGTTCCCGTTTGAAGAGACTGAGGATCAGCTCCGGGCGATTGAAGATACCAAAAAGGATATGGAAAGCACAAAGGTGATGGATCGCCTGATCTGTGGAGATGTAGGGTATGGAAAGACGGAAGTAGCAATCCGGGCTGCCTTTAAAGCGGTTCAGGATGGAAAGCAGGTCGTTTATCTTGTCCCGACTACGATCCTTGCACAGCAGCATTATAATACCTTTATCCAGCGTCTGAAAGATTTCCCGGTCAGGATCGATCTGTTGTGCAGATTCCGTACACCGGCACAACAGAAGAAGACGATTGAAGATCTGAAAAAGGGACTGGTGGATATTGTGATCGGGACGCACCGGGTTTTGTCAAAGGATGTAACTTATAAAGACCTTGGTCTGCTGATCATAGATGAGGAGCAGCGTTTCGGTGTGACGCATAAAGAAAAAATTAAAAAAATGCGTGAAAATATCGATGTGCTGACGTTGACAGCCACCCCGATCCCACGGACGCTGCATATGAGCCTGATCGGGATCAGGGATATGAGCGTACTGGAAGAAGCTCCGATGGATCGTATGCCGATCCAGACTTATGTAATGGAATTTAATGATGAAATGATCCGTGAAGCAATCGAGAGAGAGCTTTCCCGGGGCGGGCAGGTTTATTATGTATATAACCGGGTGGAAGATATTGCGGATGTAGCCGGAAGGGTTCAGAAGCTTGTTCCGGGAGCAAGTGTATCTTTTGCACATGGGCAGATGAGTGAACGGGAACTGGAAGATATCATGTATGATTTTATTAATGGGGAGATCGATGTACTTGTATCCACTACGATCATAGAAACCGGACTGGACATTGCAAATGCAAATACGATGATCATCCAGGATGCAGACCGGTTCGGACTGTCCCAGTTATACCAGTTGCGCGGCCGGGTAGGAAGATCAAGCCGTATGGCATATGCATTCCTTTTGTACCGCAGAGATAAGCTTCTGAAAGAAGTTGCAGAAAAAAGGCTGGCTGCGATCCGGGAGTTTACGGATCTTGGTTCGGGGATCAAGATCGCAATGAGAGATCTTGAGATCCGAGGAGCGGGGAATCTGCTTGGTGAGGCACAGAGCGGTCATATGGCGGCAGTCGGATATGATCTGTACTGCAAGATGCTTAATGAAGCGGTAAAAGAACTGAAAGGTGAGAAGGAAGAAGATCAGTTCACGACAACAATGGATCTGAATATTGATGCATTTATTCCTGAATCTTATATTAAAAATGAATATCAGAAACTGGATATTTACAAGAGAATTGCTGCGATCACAACGGAGGAAGAAATGGATGATATGACGGAGGAACTGATCGACCGGTTTGGAGATATTCCGAAAAAGGTTCAGCAGCTTCTTCATATTGCGGCGTTAAAGAGCCTGGCACATGCAGCTTATGTAACTGCTGTGGAGCAGAAAGGCAGTGATTTTAAGTTTACCTTATATGAAAAGGCAAAATTAGATCCTCAGAAGATACCGGGACTGCTTCAGCGATATGGAAATAAATTAGTCTTCAGAGCAGAAGAACCACCTTACTTTTTCTATCAGAAAAAAGGACGAAGCGGAAAAGAGACCGGGGAAGATACGATCCAGCTCCTGAGAAAGATTCTTGAGGATATCCGGGAATTGCGGATCGTGCCGTGA
- the pth gene encoding aminoacyl-tRNA hydrolase, whose protein sequence is MFIIAGLGNPTREYEGTRHNVGFDVIDRLAVRYNIDVDVKKHRALIGKGMIAGQKVILAKPQTYMNLSGESIRSILDYYKVDPETELIVIYDDISLDVGKLRIRAKGSAGGHNGIKNIIAHVGGPVFPRIKVGVGEKPPKYDLADYVLGHFSKAEQELMEEGYEDAVKAVEMIVSGDISGAMNEYNRKKKEE, encoded by the coding sequence ATGTTTATTATTGCAGGACTGGGAAATCCGACCAGGGAGTATGAAGGGACAAGGCATAATGTCGGATTTGATGTAATAGACAGACTGGCTGTGAGATATAATATAGATGTAGATGTAAAGAAGCACCGGGCTTTGATCGGGAAGGGAATGATCGCAGGGCAGAAAGTGATTCTTGCAAAGCCACAGACGTATATGAATCTGAGCGGAGAGAGTATCCGCAGTATCCTGGATTATTATAAAGTTGATCCTGAGACAGAACTGATCGTGATCTATGACGATATCAGTCTGGATGTAGGAAAATTGAGGATTCGTGCGAAAGGCAGTGCGGGAGGGCATAACGGAATCAAAAATATTATCGCCCATGTAGGCGGACCGGTTTTCCCGCGGATCAAAGTGGGCGTTGGAGAAAAGCCTCCGAAGTATGATCTGGCAGATTATGTCCTGGGGCATTTTTCAAAGGCAGAGCAGGAACTGATGGAGGAAGGATATGAGGATGCGGTCAAAGCGGTAGAGATGATCGTATCAGGCGATATCAGTGGTGCGATGAACGAGTATAATCGTAAGAAGAAGGAAGAATGA
- a CDS encoding HAD family hydrolase has protein sequence MKACIFDLDGTLTDTLDSLEYSVNETMKQIHMPQITKEQCRDFVGNGAKVLIEKALKAGGDEALDRLDEAMEVYGRVFDENCTYKVVPYKGIERMLETLKKQGIRLAVLSNKPDRQVGHVIKEIFGEGLFDWIQGQKEGVPRKPDPSAALDIADRLGAEIAETAYIGDSEVDLATGKAAGMKTILVSWGFRGRKALEEDGADCIVDSVDEILEIMR, from the coding sequence ATGAAAGCATGTATTTTTGATCTCGACGGAACATTGACTGATACATTGGATTCACTGGAATATTCTGTGAATGAGACGATGAAACAGATCCATATGCCACAGATCACGAAAGAGCAGTGCAGAGATTTTGTCGGAAACGGAGCGAAGGTTCTCATAGAGAAGGCGTTGAAAGCCGGGGGAGATGAGGCTCTGGACAGGCTAGATGAGGCGATGGAAGTCTATGGCAGAGTGTTCGATGAGAACTGTACTTATAAGGTTGTTCCTTATAAGGGAATTGAAAGGATGCTCGAGACATTGAAAAAGCAGGGGATCAGGCTTGCAGTGCTTTCGAATAAGCCGGACCGCCAGGTCGGTCATGTGATTAAGGAGATTTTTGGAGAAGGGCTTTTTGACTGGATCCAGGGGCAGAAAGAGGGCGTTCCGAGAAAACCGGATCCCAGTGCGGCACTTGATATTGCGGACAGACTGGGAGCTGAGATCGCAGAGACAGCGTATATCGGAGATTCGGAAGTGGATCTTGCAACGGGAAAGGCAGCCGGCATGAAGACGATCCTGGTATCCTGGGGATTCCGTGGAAGAAAAGCACTGGAAGAAGACGGGGCAGACTGTATCGTAGATTCGGTTGATGAAATACTTGAGATAATGAGATAG
- the sigG gene encoding RNA polymerase sporulation sigma factor SigG, producing the protein MMNKVELCGVNTSKLPLLREDEKEELFRRIQKGDEKAREEYIKGNLRLVLSVIKRFDSSSESADDLFQIGCVGLMKAVDNFDPERLVRFSTYAVPMIVGEIRRYLRDNSSIRVSRSLRDTAYKAIYAKEGYVRRYMKEPTVQEIADEIGIAKEDVVFALDAVQTPMSLHEPVYNDGGDALYVMDQVSDKKNREENWVEELSLEAAMERLNERERYIISLRFFEGKTQTEVAGQIGISQAQVSRLEKNALKTMRQYLLGD; encoded by the coding sequence ATGATGAATAAGGTGGAACTGTGCGGAGTGAATACGTCAAAGCTCCCGCTTCTCAGGGAAGATGAGAAGGAGGAGCTTTTTCGTCGGATTCAGAAAGGCGATGAAAAAGCGAGAGAAGAATATATTAAAGGAAATCTGCGACTGGTTCTGAGTGTGATCAAGAGATTTGACAGCAGCAGTGAAAGTGCAGATGATTTATTCCAGATCGGATGTGTGGGTCTGATGAAGGCAGTGGATAATTTTGATCCGGAGCGGCTGGTAAGATTTTCAACTTATGCAGTCCCGATGATCGTAGGTGAGATCCGGAGATATTTAAGAGATAACAGCAGCATCCGTGTGAGCCGTTCTTTGAGGGATACGGCTTATAAAGCTATTTATGCAAAGGAAGGATATGTACGCCGCTATATGAAAGAACCGACGGTGCAGGAAATTGCAGATGAGATCGGGATTGCCAAGGAGGATGTGGTTTTTGCCCTGGATGCGGTACAGACTCCGATGAGTCTTCATGAACCGGTATACAATGACGGAGGGGATGCATTGTATGTGATGGATCAGGTCAGTGATAAGAAAAACCGGGAAGAAAACTGGGTGGAGGAACTTTCGCTGGAGGCTGCGATGGAACGGCTCAATGAGCGGGAACGGTATATTATCAGTCTGCGGTTTTTTGAAGGGAAGACTCAGACGGAGGTGGCAGGACAGATCGGGATTTCTCAGGCACAGGTCAGCAGACTTGAGAAAAACGCCCTGAAGACGATGCGGCAGTATCTGCTGGGAGATTGA
- a CDS encoding MBL fold metallo-hydrolase RNA specificity domain-containing protein gives MKLTFVGAAHEVTGSCHFLQTAGKNILIDCGMEQGPDLYENPGLPIPANEVDYVFLTHAHIDHSGMLPRLAKDGFKGQIFTTYATADLCNIMLRDSAHIQEFEAEWRNRKGKRAGQPEYEPVYVMQDALDAIELLVPCQYGERIRICEGVEIRFTDVGHLLGSASIEVWATEDGVTKKIVFSGDIGNTDQPIIKDPAYTENADYIVMESTYGNRVHAQEKPDYLGDFTRILKETFDRKGNVVIPSFAVGRTQEMLYFIREIKEKGLLSEYPDFEVYLDSPLAIEATKVFTKNMRECFDEEALALVNAGINPLVFPGLHTAISSEDSKMINFIEKPKVIISASGMCDAGRIRHHLKHNLWREECTILFVGYQANGTLGRRLLEGEKNVKLFGESIEVHARIESLHGVSGHADMNGLLKWVKAFDPPIQRVFVVHGEDTVTEEFAKTVEETFDYQAFAPFPCAEVDLLKNEILSEGVKIPVKAKKPAQKKADAAYDRLTLAGKRLMDIIYSNAGLSNKDKAKFEAQINNLADKWEL, from the coding sequence ATGAAACTTACTTTTGTAGGAGCAGCCCACGAAGTTACTGGGAGCTGTCATTTCCTTCAGACTGCAGGGAAAAATATTCTGATTGATTGTGGAATGGAGCAGGGACCGGATCTGTATGAGAATCCGGGGCTTCCGATTCCGGCGAATGAAGTGGATTATGTGTTCCTGACGCATGCACATATAGATCATTCGGGGATGCTGCCAAGACTTGCAAAAGATGGATTTAAAGGTCAGATCTTTACCACGTATGCAACGGCTGACCTGTGTAATATCATGCTGCGTGACAGTGCACATATCCAGGAGTTTGAGGCTGAATGGAGAAACCGGAAGGGAAAGCGTGCAGGACAGCCGGAGTATGAGCCGGTTTATGTAATGCAGGATGCACTGGACGCGATTGAACTTCTTGTGCCATGTCAGTATGGCGAGCGGATCAGGATCTGTGAAGGCGTTGAGATCCGGTTTACCGATGTGGGGCATCTGCTGGGATCAGCCAGTATTGAAGTGTGGGCGACAGAAGATGGCGTGACAAAAAAGATTGTATTTTCAGGTGATATAGGGAATACGGATCAGCCGATCATCAAAGATCCGGCCTATACGGAGAATGCAGATTATATCGTCATGGAATCCACCTATGGAAATCGGGTACATGCACAGGAAAAGCCGGATTATCTTGGCGATTTTACAAGGATTCTGAAAGAGACCTTTGACCGGAAGGGAAATGTAGTGATCCCGTCATTTGCGGTAGGAAGAACGCAGGAGATGCTGTATTTTATCCGTGAGATCAAAGAAAAGGGACTGCTGAGTGAGTATCCTGATTTTGAAGTTTATCTGGACAGTCCGCTGGCAATCGAGGCGACAAAGGTATTTACTAAAAATATGCGGGAATGCTTTGATGAGGAGGCACTTGCTCTTGTGAATGCAGGGATCAATCCACTGGTATTTCCGGGACTGCATACTGCAATATCCAGTGAAGATTCTAAGATGATCAATTTTATAGAAAAGCCGAAAGTAATCATTTCCGCTTCAGGAATGTGCGATGCAGGAAGAATCCGGCATCATTTGAAGCATAATCTCTGGAGAGAAGAGTGTACGATCTTATTTGTCGGATATCAGGCAAACGGAACGCTGGGTCGGCGGCTGCTGGAGGGCGAGAAAAATGTGAAGCTGTTTGGAGAGTCGATCGAGGTACATGCAAGGATTGAAAGCCTTCATGGTGTCAGTGGGCATGCGGATATGAATGGTCTGCTGAAATGGGTAAAGGCATTTGATCCACCGATACAGCGAGTTTTTGTTGTACATGGTGAAGATACAGTAACTGAGGAGTTCGCAAAGACTGTGGAAGAGACATTTGATTATCAGGCGTTTGCACCATTTCCGTGTGCAGAAGTGGATCTTCTGAAAAATGAGATCCTCAGTGAGGGCGTGAAGATCCCTGTGAAAGCAAAGAAACCGGCACAGAAGAAAGCGGATGCAGCGTATGACCGGCTTACGCTGGCTGGTAAAAGGCTTATGGATATCATTTACAGCAATGCAGGACTTTCCAATAAAGATAAAGCAAAATTTGAAGCACAGATCAATAATCTTGCGGATAAGTGGGAACTGTAA
- the sigE gene encoding RNA polymerase sporulation sigma factor SigE, producing the protein MIVKVAVPEKFKLKVVPDFRTLIFGGQKEIHYIGGTDVLPPPLENEKEEEVIGRLGTEDDQEAKKLLIEHNLRLVVYIAKKFDNTGVGVEDLISIGTIGLIKAINTFNPTKKIKLATYASRCIENEILMYLRRNSKTKLEVSIDEPLNVDWDGNELLLSDILGTDEDTIYKDLENEAERKILFRALNKLSGREKMIVRMRFGLDHPEGKEMTQKEVADLLGISQSYISRLEKKIMTRLRREMIRYE; encoded by the coding sequence ATGATAGTAAAAGTAGCAGTGCCGGAGAAATTTAAACTGAAAGTAGTGCCTGATTTCAGGACGCTGATCTTCGGAGGGCAGAAAGAGATTCATTACATAGGAGGAACAGATGTTCTTCCACCGCCGCTTGAAAATGAAAAAGAAGAGGAAGTGATCGGACGGCTGGGAACAGAAGATGATCAGGAGGCGAAAAAGCTTCTGATTGAGCATAATCTGAGACTGGTCGTTTATATTGCAAAAAAATTCGACAATACAGGAGTAGGGGTTGAAGACCTCATCTCCATTGGAACGATTGGTCTGATCAAGGCGATCAATACATTCAATCCAACCAAAAAGATCAAACTTGCAACCTATGCATCCAGATGTATTGAAAATGAAATCCTGATGTATCTTCGCAGAAACAGCAAGACAAAGCTGGAGGTTTCCATAGATGAACCACTGAATGTGGACTGGGATGGAAATGAGCTCCTTTTATCTGACATTCTGGGGACGGATGAAGATACAATCTATAAAGATCTTGAAAATGAGGCAGAGAGAAAAATTTTGTTCCGGGCTTTGAACAAACTGTCCGGTCGGGAGAAAATGATCGTGCGGATGCGTTTCGGCCTGGATCATCCGGAAGGAAAAGAAATGACGCAGAAGGAAGTGGCAGATCTTCTGGGAATTTCCCAGTCGTATATTTCCCGGCTGGAAAAGAAAATCATGACAAGGCTCAGACGGGAAATGATCCGGTATGAATAA